The bacterium genomic interval CTCGTCCTCGTCCAGGAAGGTGATGTCGAAGACCTTCGCGAAGTGCTGGCCCAGGTCGTGGGTCGTCCCGACCTGCAGGGCGCGGCCGTCCTGCATCAGCGCCTCGACGCAGAAGGTGTCCCGCGCCCCGGCGAACTTCTCCGACTGCGACTTGAGCCCCTTCAGCACCGGCACCGCCAGGTCCTCGGTGTAGAACCGCTCGTAGACCTCCAGCATCTTCAACGCCTCGTTGATCGCCTCGGTCTCGGTGCGATGGCAGGTGTGCCCCTCCTGCCAGAGGAACTCGGTGGTCCGCAAGAAGAGGCGCGTCACCTTTTCCCAGCGCACCACGTTGGCCCACTGGTTTATCAACAGCGGCAGGTCGCGGTAGCTCTGAATCCACTTGGAGTAGATGGAACAGATGATGGCCTCGGAGGTGGGGCGGACGGCGACCCGCTCCTCGAGCTCCTTGTCGCCGCCGTGGGTCACCCAGGCCACCTCGGGGGCGAAGCCTTCCACGTGCTCGGCCTCCTTCGCCAGGAGGCTCTCCGGGATGAACAGGGGGAAGTAGGCGTTGACGTGGCCCGTGGCCTTGATCCGGGCGTCCAGGTAGGCCTGCATGTTTTCCCACATGGCGTACCCGTAGGGGCGGATGACCATGCAGCCCTTGAGGGTGGTGTAGTCGGCCAGCTTGGCCTGGCGGACCACGTCGGTATACCAGGCCGAGAAATCCTCGTGGATGTCGCTGATGGCCTCGATGGTAACTTTTTGCTTGTCCTTGGACATCAATTGACCTCTCGGGATGCCGCCGGGAGGGGAGGCTCGGTCACCCGTATCGGACGGATGACGGAACGGGGCTACGTCTCCGGTGAGCGGGACGCGGCACGGAAAAAAATGCCGGCGTCCGCCGTACTGTCCCGGTCATGGGTGTAAAAACCCGCCCTCATTTTTCACCCTCGCCTTCGCCCGTCTTGTCTATTATGACGTACACCCGCTCGCCCTTCGCGGCCAGTCCCAGGCGCTCCCGCACGATTTTCTCCAGGAACGCGTCGTCCGCCCCGAGCCGATCCAGAAGCTCCCGGTAGTGCCCCGCCGTCTCCAGGGCCTCGTTGTACCGCTGGTGAAGCTGCTCCTTCTCCCCCTCGAGCTCCCCCAGATGGAAGAGGCTGGCCTGGGAACCCAAGAGGAGATAGGCCAATAGCCCAGTGGCGATGATGGCTAAAAGCCACCAACGCCGCCGTATCCAGGGTCGGCCGTCGGCGCGGCGGTGGGTTTTTTCCAGTCTGTCAGCCATGGCGAGCGTCAACCCCCATTTTAACACAATCCGGCGCCGGGGGCCCGAGCTGTGGTAAACTGGGGTGTGTACTAGTCACGGGAGGCGGCATGGAAACCGTCTTCGTCGCGGTGGACCCCGAGTTCATCGGACGCCAGTTGAAAATCGAGGAAGACCCCCTGGGGCGGATCGCCCGTCGGCTGTCCGGGTTAAAGCTCGCCTTCATCCGCAGCGCGGCCCTCGCCGAGCACCTGGAGAAGCTGAACGAGCCCGACGCCCTGGCGTACTACCGGAGCCGGACCGGGGAGGTCCGCCCGGCCCGGGTGAATCCCGACGACTTCCCGGACCGGCTCTCGGCGATGCTGGCCGGGGCCGCCGCGGCCGCCGGGGCGCCCTTCGTCCTCACCGACAACCAGGAGTTGACCCACCTGCCGTACCGCGGCGGGCGGTTCGTGGACGAGTGGGACCTCGCGGACGCCCTCGGCGAGGGCGATGCCTCCGAGCCGCTGCCGGCGGGACAGAATACCGAGTCCGTGTACAAGTGCGCCGACGAGATCCAGTGCAACATGCTCGTCAGTCTTCTGGAGGACGAGTCCATCCCCTGCCTGGTCAAAAGCCAGGAGGTGACGTCCCTGGACGGCCTGTTGGCCACGGGGGCCGGTTTCTGGGCCGACCTCCACGTCTTCGGCGGGGACGCCGACCGGGCCAGGCGGCTCATCGGGGAGTTCCTCGCCGCCCGGACGGAGGAGTGAGGGAACCGAACCCGGTAATAAAAACGACCCCGTCCCCCCAGGGACGGGTTTTTTTCGGGGAAGAACCGCACCCGCCTACAGCCCTTCCTCCCCCGGACTCTTGCCGTCGAGCCCCTCGAGGCCGGTGGTGAACTCGCTCGCGCCGGCGGAGAAGCTCCCCTCCCCCTCTTCGGGAGAGCCGAAATCCTTCAGGTACGGGATGCGCCAGTTCTCGGCGTAGCAACCGTTGGCGCGGAGCAGGTTCCCCAGGCTGCACACCAGGCTGCCGTTCATGGCCGCGTAGGCGCGGTAGGCGGGGTTGGCGAAGCCGTTGCCTTCGTAGGGGACTATCTGCACCGTCCGGGCCCGGCTCATGCGCACCTTGCCGGTGCAGTAGTTGATCACCGAGTAGTAATCTATGCCTGTGCCGCAGAAACGGCTGAAGAGGTAGAGGTTGAATCGCTCGCCCAAAATGCGGGCGCACTCCCGGATCAAAAGGCGCTTGCCCCAGTACGGGGCGCTCCCCTCGGCGTCGGCCACCGCCTGGTCCGCGTCGGCACAGACGGCGGAGTAATTCACGAACCAGGCCACCACCTCGAGATCGGCCTCGATAACCTCGCTCACGATGCGGCGCTGGAGCTCCGCGGCCCGGGCCGGGTCGAGCTCACGCAAGAGCGCCAGGTAATAGGTGGCGTAGTAGAGGTCGAAGACGGCGCTGGAGTTGTACTCCTCCGCCTGTTCGGACTGGCGGGCGGCCCGTTCCTGCTCCTTCTTCCAGCGCTCGTAACCCTGCTGGTACGCCTCCCGATCCTCGGGTGTCAGCCGGGCCAGCTCCGTCTCCGAGAGAACCCGGAACTCCTCCTCGGGCAGCCGCTCCACGTCGAGGCTGGCGATGTCGCCGGGGCGCACGCTGCGGCGCAGATCGGGCACATCGCGCAGACTGTCGAAGTGGAAGGAATCGCGGGGGTGCTCCGGGGGCGGGGCGTCGGGATCGGTGGAGGGCTCGGGCGTCTCCGGCGGCTCGAAGTGCTCCAGAGCCCGCCGGACGATGATCATATCCTCCACCGCCCGGTAGACGGCCCCGGCCACCGCGGCGGGCTCCGACGCGTACCGCAGGGTGACGTCCTTTAAAATCTCGAAGGCCTGCTTGTGCAGCCCGGAAAGGTGCTTGGCCACCGCCAGCCGGATGCGCACCAAATCCTGTTCCAGACCGGAGTAGCGGCCGAGGAGCCCCTCGAAGGCGCCGGCCGCCTCGGCGTAACGGCCTTCATCGAGCAGACTCTCGGCGGAATCCAGCCCCGCCACGATCGGAGACCCCCCTCCACCGGGAGAGGTCCCCGCCGCGACCTCCTGGGCGCCGGCGGCATTGCCGACGGCGACGGCGAAGATGAGAATGGCCGCTGGAATCAGTTTTGCCGGGTACATAGCTCGGTTCGCTCGGTTCGCCGACATCGGTTCCCCAATTATAGCCCACCCGAGGGCGATGACAAGGGGCGGTCCGGACCGCCCCGCCGCCCGCGAAAGGGCACCCGCTCTCCCCCCCGATGCAAAAATATCCGCCCCGAGGATCACCGCTTGCCGGCGAGCAGGTGACCGATGGCGAATCCCAGGAAGATAGTCGTGATGGAAAGGGAGACCGCCGTCAGGAGCCATTCCTCCTCGGAGACGATGCCCGCAATAAGAAGGCCGACCCAGAGCACGGCCACGATGAGCCCGCCCAGGCAACCGGAATCCTTCAGGTCCACCGACGCCATCTCCTACACCTTCTTGGTCATCCAGCGACCCCGGCGGAACCAGAGCGCCACGAAGATACCCTCAAAGATCTGGCTCAGCATCACCGCCGACCAGACGGCGTAGTCGTGGAAGTGGAAGACGTGAATCATGAGCAGGGCGAGGGGCACCTTGACCGCCCAGTTTGCCAGAATCGCGGCCCACATGGGCGGGGCGGTGTCCCCGGCCCCCCGGAACCCCCCGCCGAAGGTCCCGGCCAGGGAACCGAAGATGCCGCCCAGACCGATGAAGATCAAATAGTGGTAGGCCATGTCCAGCACGTGCCGGTTGGCCAGCGAGTCCAGGACGGGCCGGACCACCTTGAAGACGCCGGCCTTGAGGAGCCCGATCACCCGCCAGGGGAGGCCGGGGCCGTTCGCCTTGACGAATGCGGCCAGCCGTTGCGCCGCCGCGGCCACCGGCACCGGCGTCGAGTCGCTCTGGAGAAAAACCCGCGCCAGCTCACGACCGAAGACGATGTAAAGCGTGGCCAGGAAACAGCCGATCATCAAGCCGAAGACAGCGGTCTTCTGGGCCGCCTCCCTGGCCCGCAGCGGCACTCCGCGACCGAGGAACTGGCCGACCAGCGGAGCCGGCGCCGCCATCAGCCCGTCGGACAAGAACTGCCCGAAGATGAGCGTGGACATCCCGATGGTGAAGGCGGTGGCCACCAGATTCACCACCCGCCCGTCGGGGAGGTACGTCTTGAGGCTCGACGCCAAGGCGATCATGATAACGCCGGTGAGCGGCCGGGTGACGGACTGGCCCATGGCGGGCAGGCCGATCTTGAAGAAGCGCTTCTGCTCGCGCCAGGCCGGCGGGTGCCGGAAGAAGCCCACGAGCGAAAGGTTGGACCAGTGGAAACGGTACGCGAAGAGGATGACGCCCAACCCGACGAAGGAGGAGATGCTGGAGGCCAGAGCCGCGCCGTTCACGCCCATCTTGGGGAAGCCCCAGTGGCCGAAGATCAGGAGCCAGTTCAAAAAGACGTTGAGGACGTTCACCGCGACGAAGGCGTACATCCCGGTGCGCGTGTCCCCGGAACCGACGAAGATCGAGTGGATGGTGAAGGCGCAGACCAGGGCGCCGAACCCCGGGGCGAAGAAGCGCAGGTAACCCACCCCGACGGTGTACTGCTCCGGCGTGGGGTCGTAAAGCCGCATCAGGGCGGGAGCCAGGAACTCCATCACCACCACGAGGATGATGGCGATGCCGCATCCGATCCATAGGCCGCGGTGACCGGAGGCGCCGGCCTCGTCTTGCTCGCCCGCCCCCCAGTGGCGCGCCACGATGGCCACCACCCCCGCCGTCACCAGCTCCACCAGGGCGAAGCCGAGCCAGATGAGGCTCCCGGAGAAGCCCACGGCGGTCACCGGGTCGCGCCCCAGCACCCCGATGAACATCCGGTCCACGATGTTGGCGAAGTTCATCAGGATGCTGGCCATCGTCGCCGGCCAGGCCAGCTGCCAGATGTTGCGGTAAATGCTGCGGTTGTCGAGGTCGAGCTTGGCCAGGAGTCCCCCTCGGGGCGAAGACGCACCATGGTAACATGCCGGGTCGGCCCCCGTCTTGTGGTCGCCCTTTCGTGTATACTATCGGCTGCATAAAAGAGACAAGGGGTTTTAAATGGGCCCCACGGGAAACCGAGCGAACCGTAGGGGCGACCCTCCGCGGTCGCCCGCGGGCGGGGACGGAGCCCCGCCCCTACCGGCGAAACCCCTTGTTCCCCTGAAAGGAAAAGCCATGAGGCGAACGAGCTTTAGCGAACTACGCCCCCGGCGAACCGAGCTACGCTCCGGGCGAACCGTTGTCCTCACACTCCTCTTGATTCTCGCGCTCACCGCCGCCGCAGGCCTGCCCCGCCTGATTCCCCGCGAAGTCCTCTTCGGCAACCCGGAAAAGTTCTCGCCCAGGCTCTCGCCCGACGGGACACAGATGACCTACATCGCCCCCTCTGAGGGGGTGCTGAACGTCTGGTTGAAAACCGTGGGCGCCGACGACGACCGCCCCCTCACCCGGGACGCGGGGCAGGGGATTTCCAGCCATTACTGGGCCAAGAACGGCGAGTACGTCCTCTACCTCCAGGACTTCGACGGCGACGAGAACTACCACGTCTACCGGGTGAGCGTCGCCACCGGGGAGGTGACGGACCTCACCCCCTTCGAGGGCGTGCGCTGCCAGATTTCCCACATCACCTACGACCGCCCCGACGAGGTGGTCCTCTCCATGAACCGGCGCAACCCCGAGGTCTTCGACTACTACACCCTGAACGTGGTCACCGGGGAAACCACCCTGCTGCAGGAAAATCCCGGCGACGTGCTGTACTACGACCTCGATTGGAACCTGCAGCCCCGGGCGTATTCCAAGCCCACCCCCGAAGGCGGCGAGGACTTCTACGTCCGTCGGACCGCGGATTCCGAATGGGAGCGCATCTTCACCTGGGAATACGGGGACACGGATTCATTCTCCATCAGCATCACCCCGGACAACCGCGGGCTCTACCTGGCCGATTCCCGGGGCTCGAACACGCTGCGCCTCGTGGAGCTGGACCTCGCCACGGGCGGGACGAAGGTCCTCGCCGAGGACCCCGACTACGACATCCACTACGGCCACGGCGATTCGAGCTTCCTCTTCGACCCCGTGACCCACGAGCTGGAGGCAGTGGCCTTCTACCGCGACAGGCTGGAATGGGAGCCGCTGTCGGAGGACGTCCGGGGGGACATCGAGTTTCTCAACGCCGCCTTCGACGCCGATTACTACTTCTCCGACCGCTCCCGCGACGACCGGACGTGGCTCGTGACGGCGTATTTCGACGACCGCTCCTCGGCGGCCTACGTCTACCACCGCGACGGGCGAAGCCTCGAGAAGATGTTCGACATCCGGTCCGATATCAACGACTACACCCTGGCCCCGATGATCCCCATCACCTACGCGGCCCGTGACGGGGTGGACATCCACGGGTACCTGACCCTGCCGCCCGGGGTTCTGCCCCGGGACCTGCCACTGGTCCTCGACGTGCACGGCGGCCCCTGGGCCCGGGACATGTGGGGCTTCCAGGGCGAGGTCCAGTGGCTGGCCAACCGCGGCTACGCCGTGCTGCAGGTGAACTACCGCGGGAGTTCCGGCTTCGGCAAGGCGTTCCTGCACCTGGGCGACAAGGAGTGGGGCGGCAAAATGCAGGACGACCTCACCGACGCGGTGGAGTGGGCCGTGGGGCTTGGGCTCGCCGACCCGGAAATGGTCGCCGTCTACGGCTGGAGCTATGGCGGCTACGCGGCACTCGCGGGGGCGACCTTCACCCCGGACCTCTACGCCTGCGCCGTGTCGGGCCTCGGTCCGGCGAACCTGGTGACGTTCATCGAGACGGTGCCGCCTTACTGGCGCGTGGGCCAGGAGAACTTCTTCCGGCGCGTGGGCAACCCGAAAACCGAGCCGGAGTTCCTCGAAAGCCGCAGCCCGATCAACTTCGTGGACCGGATAAAGATACCGATGTTTTTGATTTACGGCGCCCACGACCCGCGGGTGAAGCTCACCGAGGGAGAGCAGATTTCGGCGGCCCTGGAGGCGGCCGGGATTTCATTCGAGTACGTCGTCTACCCCGACGAGGGTCACGGTCTGGCCCGGCCGGAGAACCGCCTGGACGCCTACCGTCGCGTCGAGCGCTTCCTCGCCGACAACCTGGGCGGTCGCTTCGAAGAATAATTTGACAAAAAGGCAAGACCCGGCTATTATTTAAGCAGTTGCTTAAATACAGGGGAGAGATGCCGCCCGAACCGAATCCCAGCGAGGTCTTCCGCATCCTCGGCGCCCGGCGCAGGCTGGCCATCATCCGCATCCTCCGCCACCACGGGCCCGCCGGGGCCAACAAAATCGCGGAGATTCTGGGCATCACCCCCGCGGCGGCCTCCCAGCATCTCAAGGCCCTGCGGCAGGCGGGGCTGGTCCTGGCCGAGCGCCACGGCTTCCACATCCCTTACAGCCTCAACGAGGAAACCCTGCACGAGTGCTGTTGTGAAATAAGCCAGGCCTGCGGGATGCACCACCCCAATTTGCCCGACCCGCCGGAGAACGACCTGGAGGCGCTCCTCTCTTACAAGGAGGGGCTGGAGAGGAAGCTGCGGCTCATCAAGGAGAGGATCGAGGATCTGCTACGGGAGGATTGAAATTTTTTTCGACATGTATTTAAGAATGCGCTTAATAGCTTAACTTCCTGACCACAACAGATACCAAAGGAGCAAAAATGTGCTGCGAAACCCCGAGGCACCACCACCAAAACGCTTTTGGCGGCGGCAAGGAATGCTGCGGCCCGATGATTTCCCGCCGCTTCCACTCGAAAAAGGAGAGGCTCGAGATGCTCTTGCGGTACAAGGAAGAGCTGGAGGGCGAGCTGGAGGGGCTCAAGGAGGAGATCGAGAGGCTCGGCAAGTAGTCGCCCGGTGGAAAGAAGGCCGTCCCCCGTGGACGGCCTTTTTTACACCCTCGGCTGAAACCGGGGTGGGTCTTCCGTGTCCAACAGGGTGAGGGAGGACCGCCGATCTCCCCGCCGGGCACGGAGACATCGCGCCCCGCTACGAGCCCCGGCAACGGTTCCGACGAAAACGCAAAGGCACCGCGCGCGGCGATACCCTCTCGAATGTCAACCGATGCCACCCGCGGGACTGGGTCCAGCTTCAAGCTGGCAGCAGGTTGGGTAATGAAAAGAGTACCGCGCGCGGCAATACCCTCTCGAAGGCCGACAAACTCTCGTCGCGGGGCAGTGTCCAGCTTCAAGCTGGTGGTGCCGGAGGCCGGGAATGAAAAATGGCACCGCTCGCGGCGATACCCTCTCGAATGTCAACCGATGCCACCCGCGGGTCAGTGTCCAGCTTCAAGCTGGTGGTGCCGGAGGCCGGGCTCGAACCGGCACGGACCGAAGTCCGGGGGATTTTGAGTCCCCTACGTCTACCAGTTTCACCACTCCGGCGAACGTTCCGTTCGATCATGTACCGCGGGGATAGCTGGATGTGCTCGGTGCTTTATACCCACGAACCCTACCCGTTAGACGGACGACGACTTTGAAAGCGTTCCGTTCGATCATGTACCGCGGGGATAGCTGGATGTGTTCGGTGCTTTATACCCGCGAACCCTGCCCCTTAGACGGACGACGACTTTGAAAGCGTTCCGCTTGACCGGGCCCCACGAACTGAGGGCGGGAAGAATATATAACCGACCCCCCGGGCTGTCAACCGGCGACGACCCAGAACCGTCCGACGTGGTACCATTGACGGTCCTCGAAGACCTCTCTTCCGGAGTCGAACGATGAGACCATTAGCCATCATTGCAACGCTCCTGGCCGCCGCCGCCTCGGCCGTCCCCGAAATCGCGGCGGTGCGGGTGGAAGAGGGGCCGAAGCTCGACGGGTTTTTAGACGACCCCTGTTGGACCGCGGCCCAGTGGCACGAGGGTTTCGTCCAGCGCGACCCCGACCCCGGCGCGCCATCCACGGAGATGACCCGGGTGGCCTTTGTTTACGACGGGGTGACCCTCTACATCGCCTTCGACTGCCGCGACTCCGACCCCGGTGGTTTGCAGAGCCACCTGGCGCGGCGCGACTCAGGCATTACCTCCGACGACAACGTTGACGTCTACTTCTCGCCCACTGGCGACGGGCGGCTTCTGTACTACTTCAGCACCAACCCCGCGGGCGTGAAGCTGGACCAGCTCTACACCAACCGCGCCCAGTGGGCCTCGGGGCAGTGGGACGGGCACTGGGACGTGGCCACGGCGCGGACGGCCGACGGATGGAGCGCCGAGTTCGCCGTGCCCTTCGCCAACTTCCAGTTCGACGCGTCGGCGGGGAACGACTGGATTTTCAACGCCGGCCGCGTCGTCCGCCGAAAACACGAGGAGACCTACCTGGCCGAAGTGCCCTACTCCGCCAATATGTTCTACACGGAGTACGGCGCCCGGCTGACGGGCATCGAGGGGGTGGGCCAGAGCCTGGGCCTGGAGCTCGTCCCCTACGTCAAGGGCGACTACCGGAACTACCCGGAGCTCGCCGGCGACGACCGAGACCAGCTCAAACCATTGACCGGTCTCGTGCTGGACTTCGACTTGAGCCGCAACCTGAACCTGGCGGCCACGGCCTTCCCCGACTTCGCCGAGATAGACCTGGACCCCGACCAGTACGTGGTCGGCCGGGACCAGGTGTACCTCTCCGAGACGCGGCCCTTCTTCCTGGAAAACTCCAACTTCTTCGCCACCCCGTACTTCGAGATGTTCTACTCCAGGCGGATCGGCAAGCGGCTGTACGGCTCCAACGGCCTCTTCGAGGACTCGGACATCGTCGGCGGCGGGCGGCTGACCGGGAAGGCGGACCGTCTGGGCTACGGCGCCTTCTACGCCCACACCGACGAGGCGGTCACCGACCTGGCCGCCGAGCCGGAGAGCGACTGGGGGGTGGCCCGGTTCACCTACGACGTCACACCGGGCGGCTACGTCGGGCTGGCCGGGACGTCCCGCCTGGCCCGCGGCGTGGAGCTGCTCGACGGGACGGTACTGCCGGCTTACGACTACGCGGCCTACGCGGCGGACTTCGACCTCTACTTCGGCGAGAACGGGGAGTGGAACGTGCTGGGCATGGGGGTGGCGGACTACGACAGCCGCAACCCCGGGGGGACGATCGAGGACCAGCACGCCGTCGGCCTCGAAGTGAATTACACCGGCGACGTGGTGTACTCCAGCCTGGACTACGACCAGTTCACGGAAGGCTTCAACCTGGACGAGACCGGCTACATGTGGATCAGTGGGCTGGCGCTGCGCCACTTCGACTACAATCTGCGGTTCCGTTTCAACTTCGGCTCCGAGGCGGCGCTCCGGAGCTTCTGGATCTCGGGCGACGCCGATGTCAACCGCGACTGGGACTGGGGGCCGGCGTTGGACGAGTTCGAGCTCGAGCTCTCCAGCATGCTCCAGAGCGGCTGGCTCATGGGTGTGGGCGGGGGTTACGGCCACGACTGGCTCCTGGACCCAGTCAAACCCGTGGAGTACTACTACGGCTATTACTGGGTCAACACGCCGTGGTCCGGGATGTTCACCGGCAACGCCTCCGCCTCCTACGGCAGCCTGGCCGATTACACCACCGGCGCCGTGGGCGACCTCTTATCGGGCAGCCTGGAGGGCACGTTCCGTCCGCTCTCCGCCCTCCAACTGTCCGGCAGCGTCGAGTACTACGACTGGACTTTCCCGAAAAACGCCGCCGACTACTGGGGGCAGCCGGTCGAGGACTACGACATCGTAATCTGGCTGGGGTCGCTGAACTACCTCTTCACCCGGGAGCTGTACCTGCGGCTCTTCGCCCAGGGCTCGACCCAGAACGACCTGTACGCCTTCCGCGGGCTGGTGGGTTGGGAATACCTGCCCGACTCGAACATCTACCTGGCCTACGAGCAGTGGCGCGACGATACCGGGGGAGACTTCCGGATGGTCAATCAGGGGGTCTTTCTCAAGGCCGAGTATTACCTGCAGTTCTGACGCGCGGCTCGCGGGTGTCAAGGTTCGGGGCGCGTGATGCAAAAGCACCCGGAACGTGCTATAATCTTTTAATTGCCGTTTTGAGCGCGGATGTGGTTATAACCAAAGCGAAGACAAGGGGTTTAACCGAGCGAAGCGAGCTATGCCTCTGGCAAAACCCCTTGCACTCAGCCACAAGCGAAGGAGGAAAGATGCGGCAGTTTCTTCTGGTGTTGATGGCGGGCCTGGCCCTGGTTCTCGGCGGCTGTACCAGCGTCCCGGGCGACGGTGACGGAGACGGCGACGGCGTGGACACCCAGGCCTTCTTCCCCAACGACAAGGACAACTACTGGATCTA includes:
- a CDS encoding proline--tRNA ligase (catalyzes the formation of prolyl-tRNA(Pro) from proline and tRNA(Pro)) — translated: MSKDKQKVTIEAISDIHEDFSAWYTDVVRQAKLADYTTLKGCMVIRPYGYAMWENMQAYLDARIKATGHVNAYFPLFIPESLLAKEAEHVEGFAPEVAWVTHGGDKELEERVAVRPTSEAIICSIYSKWIQSYRDLPLLINQWANVVRWEKVTRLFLRTTEFLWQEGHTCHRTETEAINEALKMLEVYERFYTEDLAVPVLKGLKSQSEKFAGARDTFCVEALMQDGRALQVGTTHDLGQHFAKVFDITFLDEDE
- a CDS encoding septum formation initiator family protein, which codes for MADRLEKTHRRADGRPWIRRRWWLLAIIATGLLAYLLLGSQASLFHLGELEGEKEQLHQRYNEALETAGHYRELLDRLGADDAFLEKIVRERLGLAAKGERVYVIIDKTGEGEGEK
- a CDS encoding DUF2007 domain-containing protein, with translation METVFVAVDPEFIGRQLKIEEDPLGRIARRLSGLKLAFIRSAALAEHLEKLNEPDALAYYRSRTGEVRPARVNPDDFPDRLSAMLAGAAAAAGAPFVLTDNQELTHLPYRGGRFVDEWDLADALGEGDASEPLPAGQNTESVYKCADEIQCNMLVSLLEDESIPCLVKSQEVTSLDGLLATGAGFWADLHVFGGDADRARRLIGEFLAARTEE
- a CDS encoding MATE family efflux transporter, whose amino-acid sequence is MASILMNFANIVDRMFIGVLGRDPVTAVGFSGSLIWLGFALVELVTAGVVAIVARHWGAGEQDEAGASGHRGLWIGCGIAIILVVVMEFLAPALMRLYDPTPEQYTVGVGYLRFFAPGFGALVCAFTIHSIFVGSGDTRTGMYAFVAVNVLNVFLNWLLIFGHWGFPKMGVNGAALASSISSFVGLGVILFAYRFHWSNLSLVGFFRHPPAWREQKRFFKIGLPAMGQSVTRPLTGVIMIALASSLKTYLPDGRVVNLVATAFTIGMSTLIFGQFLSDGLMAAPAPLVGQFLGRGVPLRAREAAQKTAVFGLMIGCFLATLYIVFGRELARVFLQSDSTPVPVAAAAQRLAAFVKANGPGLPWRVIGLLKAGVFKVVRPVLDSLANRHVLDMAYHYLIFIGLGGIFGSLAGTFGGGFRGAGDTAPPMWAAILANWAVKVPLALLMIHVFHFHDYAVWSAVMLSQIFEGIFVALWFRRGRWMTKKV
- a CDS encoding S9 family peptidase, which codes for MRRTSFSELRPRRTELRSGRTVVLTLLLILALTAAAGLPRLIPREVLFGNPEKFSPRLSPDGTQMTYIAPSEGVLNVWLKTVGADDDRPLTRDAGQGISSHYWAKNGEYVLYLQDFDGDENYHVYRVSVATGEVTDLTPFEGVRCQISHITYDRPDEVVLSMNRRNPEVFDYYTLNVVTGETTLLQENPGDVLYYDLDWNLQPRAYSKPTPEGGEDFYVRRTADSEWERIFTWEYGDTDSFSISITPDNRGLYLADSRGSNTLRLVELDLATGGTKVLAEDPDYDIHYGHGDSSFLFDPVTHELEAVAFYRDRLEWEPLSEDVRGDIEFLNAAFDADYYFSDRSRDDRTWLVTAYFDDRSSAAYVYHRDGRSLEKMFDIRSDINDYTLAPMIPITYAARDGVDIHGYLTLPPGVLPRDLPLVLDVHGGPWARDMWGFQGEVQWLANRGYAVLQVNYRGSSGFGKAFLHLGDKEWGGKMQDDLTDAVEWAVGLGLADPEMVAVYGWSYGGYAALAGATFTPDLYACAVSGLGPANLVTFIETVPPYWRVGQENFFRRVGNPKTEPEFLESRSPINFVDRIKIPMFLIYGAHDPRVKLTEGEQISAALEAAGISFEYVVYPDEGHGLARPENRLDAYRRVERFLADNLGGRFEE
- a CDS encoding metalloregulator ArsR/SmtB family transcription factor, giving the protein MPPEPNPSEVFRILGARRRLAIIRILRHHGPAGANKIAEILGITPAAASQHLKALRQAGLVLAERHGFHIPYSLNEETLHECCCEISQACGMHHPNLPDPPENDLEALLSYKEGLERKLRLIKERIEDLLRED
- a CDS encoding carbohydrate binding family 9 domain-containing protein, with amino-acid sequence MRPLAIIATLLAAAASAVPEIAAVRVEEGPKLDGFLDDPCWTAAQWHEGFVQRDPDPGAPSTEMTRVAFVYDGVTLYIAFDCRDSDPGGLQSHLARRDSGITSDDNVDVYFSPTGDGRLLYYFSTNPAGVKLDQLYTNRAQWASGQWDGHWDVATARTADGWSAEFAVPFANFQFDASAGNDWIFNAGRVVRRKHEETYLAEVPYSANMFYTEYGARLTGIEGVGQSLGLELVPYVKGDYRNYPELAGDDRDQLKPLTGLVLDFDLSRNLNLAATAFPDFAEIDLDPDQYVVGRDQVYLSETRPFFLENSNFFATPYFEMFYSRRIGKRLYGSNGLFEDSDIVGGGRLTGKADRLGYGAFYAHTDEAVTDLAAEPESDWGVARFTYDVTPGGYVGLAGTSRLARGVELLDGTVLPAYDYAAYAADFDLYFGENGEWNVLGMGVADYDSRNPGGTIEDQHAVGLEVNYTGDVVYSSLDYDQFTEGFNLDETGYMWISGLALRHFDYNLRFRFNFGSEAALRSFWISGDADVNRDWDWGPALDEFELELSSMLQSGWLMGVGGGYGHDWLLDPVKPVEYYYGYYWVNTPWSGMFTGNASASYGSLADYTTGAVGDLLSGSLEGTFRPLSALQLSGSVEYYDWTFPKNAADYWGQPVEDYDIVIWLGSLNYLFTRELYLRLFAQGSTQNDLYAFRGLVGWEYLPDSNIYLAYEQWRDDTGGDFRMVNQGVFLKAEYYLQF